One Acanthochromis polyacanthus isolate Apoly-LR-REF ecotype Palm Island chromosome 6, KAUST_Apoly_ChrSc, whole genome shotgun sequence DNA segment encodes these proteins:
- the tnnc1a gene encoding troponin C type 1a (slow), translated as MNDIYKAAVEQLTDEQKNEFKAAFDIFVQDAEDGCISTKELGKVMRMLGQNPTPEELQEMIDEVDEDGSGTVDFDEFLVMMVRCMKDDSKGKSEEELAELFRMFDKNADGYIDLEELKMMLESTGEAITEDDIEELMKDGDKNNDGKIDYDEFLEFMKGVE; from the exons GTTGAACAGCTGAcagatgaacagaaaaatg AGTTCAAGGCCGCCTTTGACATCTTCGTCCAAGACGCAGAGGACGGCTGCATCAGCACCAAGGAGCTGGGGAAGGTGATGAGGATGCTGGGTCAGAACCCCACAccggaggagctgcaggagatgATTGACGAGGTGGACGAAGACG ggagTGGCACGGTAGACTTCGATGAGTTCTTGGTCATGATGGTGAGATGCATGAAGGATGACAGCAAAGGAAAGTCAGAGGAAGAGCTGGCAGAGCTGTTTCGGATGTTTGACAA AAATGCAGACGGTTACATCGACCTGGAAGAGCTGAAGATGATGCTGGAATCTACAGGAGAGGCAATTACTGAGGATGACATCGAGGAACTGATGAAAGACGGGGACAAGAATAACGACGGCAAAATTGACTACGATG AATTCTTGGAGTTCATGAAAGGAGTGGAGTAA